In Ananas comosus cultivar F153 linkage group 10, ASM154086v1, whole genome shotgun sequence, the following proteins share a genomic window:
- the LOC109716349 gene encoding probable protein phosphatase 2C 57 isoform X1 — protein sequence MEEGSVKCGENVNESASGGRPPNPLAGSFRQTPCKPTLVRHSFQVKTRSINVSSEPENSSENCETEFIPIVRSGGWADKGFRQSMEDVYVCCDNFMQDYGLKNFCDGPHAFYGVFDGHGGKHAADFACSNIPKFITEDVGFPMEIERVVSSAFLHTDTAFAEACSLNSSLASGTTALAALLIGRSLVVANAGDCRAVLCRKGKAIEMSRDHKPACSKEKKRIEASGGYVYDGYLNGQLNVARAIGDWHMEGLKDSNGLGPLSAEPEVMEVKLMEEDEFLIMGCDGIWDVFRSQNAVDFARRKLQEHNDPVVCCKELVAEALKRRSGDNLAVVVVCFHLRPPPPLTAPRPRVQRSISAEGLRELQSFLDSLGN from the exons ATGGAGGAGGGGAGCGTGAAATGTGGAGAGAATGTGAATGAGAGCGCTAGTGGTGGGAGGCCGCCGAATCCGCTTGCCGGTAGTTTCCGGCAGACGCCGTGCAAGCCAACGCTTGTTCGCCATAGTTTT CAGGTGAAGACGAGATCAATCAATGTGTCTTCCGAGCCTGAAAACAGCTCAGAAAATTGTGAAACTGAGTTTATCCCTATTGTACGCTCTGGAGGTTGGGCTGATAAAGGATTCCGGCAGAGTATGGAGGATGTATATGTTTGTTGTGACAACTTCATGCAGGATTATGGGCTAAAGAATTTCTGTGATGGACCTCATGCTTTCTATGGG GTGTTTGATGGGCATGGTGGAAAGCATGCTGCTGACTTCGCTTGTAGCAATATACCGAAATTCATCACTGAAGATGTGGGTTTTCCTATGGAGATCGAGAGGGTGGTTTCCTCGGCATTCTTGCACACTGATACTGCTTTTGCAGAGGCTTGCTCTCTCAACTCCTCTCTTGCATCTGGTACTACTGCATTGGCTGCCCTTCTCATTGGAAG GTCTCTCGTAGTGGCGAATGCCGGTGACTGCCGTGCTGTCCTCTGCCGCAAGGGCAAGGCCATCGAGATGTCACGGGACCACAAGCCAGCCTGTAGCAAAGAAAAGAAACGCATTGAAGCTTCTGGTGGGTACGTGTATGATGGCTACCTGAATGGCCAGCTGAACGTGGCCCGAGCAATTGGTGATTGGCACATGGAAGGCCTCAAGGACTCCAATGGCCTTGGGCCCCTGAGTGCAGAGCCCGAGGTAATGGAGGTTAAGCTCATGGAAGAGGACGAGTTCTTAATAATGGGCTGTGATGGCATTTGGGATGTCTTCAGGAGCCAGAATGCTGTGGACTTCGCACGCAGGAAGCTACAAGAGCACAATGACCCAGTTGTGTGCTGTAAAGAGCTTGTCGCAGAAGCGCTTAAGAGGAGGAGCGGGGATAACTTGGCAGTGGTTGTGGTGTGCTTCCACTTGCGGCCACCGCCACCTTTGACTGCACCGAGGCCCAGGGTGCAGAGGAGCATATCTGCTGAGGGGCTTAGGGAGCTGCAGAGCTTCTTGGATAGTTTGGGTAACTAA
- the LOC109716349 gene encoding probable protein phosphatase 2C 57 isoform X2 produces the protein MEEGSVKCGENVNESASGGRPPNPLAGSFRQTPCKPTLVRHSFVKTRSINVSSEPENSSENCETEFIPIVRSGGWADKGFRQSMEDVYVCCDNFMQDYGLKNFCDGPHAFYGVFDGHGGKHAADFACSNIPKFITEDVGFPMEIERVVSSAFLHTDTAFAEACSLNSSLASGTTALAALLIGRSLVVANAGDCRAVLCRKGKAIEMSRDHKPACSKEKKRIEASGGYVYDGYLNGQLNVARAIGDWHMEGLKDSNGLGPLSAEPEVMEVKLMEEDEFLIMGCDGIWDVFRSQNAVDFARRKLQEHNDPVVCCKELVAEALKRRSGDNLAVVVVCFHLRPPPPLTAPRPRVQRSISAEGLRELQSFLDSLGN, from the exons ATGGAGGAGGGGAGCGTGAAATGTGGAGAGAATGTGAATGAGAGCGCTAGTGGTGGGAGGCCGCCGAATCCGCTTGCCGGTAGTTTCCGGCAGACGCCGTGCAAGCCAACGCTTGTTCGCCATAGTTTT GTGAAGACGAGATCAATCAATGTGTCTTCCGAGCCTGAAAACAGCTCAGAAAATTGTGAAACTGAGTTTATCCCTATTGTACGCTCTGGAGGTTGGGCTGATAAAGGATTCCGGCAGAGTATGGAGGATGTATATGTTTGTTGTGACAACTTCATGCAGGATTATGGGCTAAAGAATTTCTGTGATGGACCTCATGCTTTCTATGGG GTGTTTGATGGGCATGGTGGAAAGCATGCTGCTGACTTCGCTTGTAGCAATATACCGAAATTCATCACTGAAGATGTGGGTTTTCCTATGGAGATCGAGAGGGTGGTTTCCTCGGCATTCTTGCACACTGATACTGCTTTTGCAGAGGCTTGCTCTCTCAACTCCTCTCTTGCATCTGGTACTACTGCATTGGCTGCCCTTCTCATTGGAAG GTCTCTCGTAGTGGCGAATGCCGGTGACTGCCGTGCTGTCCTCTGCCGCAAGGGCAAGGCCATCGAGATGTCACGGGACCACAAGCCAGCCTGTAGCAAAGAAAAGAAACGCATTGAAGCTTCTGGTGGGTACGTGTATGATGGCTACCTGAATGGCCAGCTGAACGTGGCCCGAGCAATTGGTGATTGGCACATGGAAGGCCTCAAGGACTCCAATGGCCTTGGGCCCCTGAGTGCAGAGCCCGAGGTAATGGAGGTTAAGCTCATGGAAGAGGACGAGTTCTTAATAATGGGCTGTGATGGCATTTGGGATGTCTTCAGGAGCCAGAATGCTGTGGACTTCGCACGCAGGAAGCTACAAGAGCACAATGACCCAGTTGTGTGCTGTAAAGAGCTTGTCGCAGAAGCGCTTAAGAGGAGGAGCGGGGATAACTTGGCAGTGGTTGTGGTGTGCTTCCACTTGCGGCCACCGCCACCTTTGACTGCACCGAGGCCCAGGGTGCAGAGGAGCATATCTGCTGAGGGGCTTAGGGAGCTGCAGAGCTTCTTGGATAGTTTGGGTAACTAA